In Cellulomonas wangsupingiae, the genomic window GTGGTCACGGGAGCAGGGGCGTACTGACCGCAGGACCTGGCCGCGACGGGGACCGCACGCGTCGTCGTGGGTCAGCGCGGGCCCGTCGTGCAGCAGCCGGCCGTTCGCCGGTGTGACCGAGGAGGAGGGCGTGTGCCCCAGGCAGGCATGAGGTCGGCGTTGTCGGTGGCCATGGTGGGGACGCGCGGGGTCCCGGCCCGCTACGGGGGCTTCGAGACCGCCGTGGAGGAGGTCGGCTCCCGCCTCGCGGCACGGGGGCACGAGGTCCGGGTGTACTGCCGGGCGGCGGGCGACGATCCCGGCACCCACCTCGGCATGCAGCGGGTGGTGCTCCCCGCGCTGCGGAGGCGCTCGCTGGAGACGCTCAGCCACACGGCGCTGTCGGTGGCGCACCTCGCGGCGCGGCGCACCGACGTCGCCTTCGTCTTCAACGCGGCCAACTCCCCGCTCCTTCCGGTGCTGCGCGCGGCCCGGGTGCCCGTGGCGACCCACGTCGACGGGCTGGAGTGGCAGCGGTCGAAGTGGGGGCCGACAGGTCGGCGCTACTACCGGGGCGCCGAGGCGCTCGCGGTGCGGTGGTCCGACGCGCTGATCGCGGATGCGCAGGGCATCGCCGACTACTACCGCGAGGAGTTCGGGGCGCCGACGACGCTCCTGACCTACGGGGCGCCTCTCCTCCTCGACCCGCCGGCCGACCGGCTGGCGGACGTCGACGTCACGCCCGGCGGCTACCACCTGGTGGTCGCGCGCTTCGAGCCGGAGAACCACGTGCACCTCGCGGTCGAGGGCTACGTCCGCTCGGGGGCGCGGCTGCCCCTCGTGGTGGTCGGTTCCGCGCCGTACGCCGACGAGTACACCGCGCGGGTCCACGCCCTCGCCGACGGCGACCCGCGCGTGCGGTTCCTCGGTGGTGTGTGGGACGGCGAGCTGCTCGACCAGCTCTACGCCCACACCGCGAGCTACCTGCACGGCCACTCGGTCGGCGGGACCAACCCGTCGCTGCTGCGGGCGATCGGCGCCGGTGCGCCGACGATCGCCTACGACGTGTCCTTCAACCGTGAGGTGCTCGGCGCCGCGGGGCGGTACGCGTCGGGTGCGGCCGAGATCTCCCGGCACCTCGAGGACGTCGAGGCGCACCCGCAGGAGGCGCGCGCCGACGGGGCGGCGCTGCAGCTGCGGGCACGCGACTACGACTGGGACCGGGTGGCCGACGGTTACGAGGACCTCGCGCACCGGTTGCGGGCACGCGACGCACCGGGCCCGCAGCGCGCGCGCCGCCGTCGACCGGAGCCGGCTCCGGGCCGGGACGCCGAGCCCGAGGCGGTGACGGTGTGAGCCGGTCGTACCGGGAGACGCTCGACGCGCTCGCGTCCGCGCAGAAGGGTGCGGCGCGGTCCGCGCCCGCGTACTCGCGTTTCGTGAACAGGCGGCTCGGCCGGCTGCTGGCCGCGTGGGCGCACTCCGTCGGTCTGACGCCCAACCAGGTCACCGGCCTCAGCGCGCTGGCGACGTTCGTCGGGATCGCGCTGCTGGCGGCGCTGCCGCCGTCGTGGCCGCTCGGGGTGGCGGTCGCGCTCCTGCTGGCGCTCGGGTACGCGCTGGACTCCGCCGACGGTCAGGTGGCGCGGCTCACCGGCACCGGGTCGCGCGCCGGCGAGTGGCTCGACCACGTCGTCGACGCGACGAAGATCTCGGCGCTCCCGCTGGCGCTGCTCGTCGGGCTCTACCGCAGCGACGCCGCGCCCGAGTCCTGGCTCCTCGTGCCGCTCGTGCACGCGGTGGCGGGGCCGGTGTACTTCTTCGGCATGATCCTCACGGAGCAGATGCGCGCGGCGACGGGCGTGCGCAGCACGGCCCGGGTGGGCGGTCGCGCCCCCTGGCTGAGGTCCGTTCTGGGGCTTCCGACGGATTATGGGACTTTGTGCCTTTCCTTCCTCCTGCTCGGCGGAGGCACACTCTTCTTGGTGGTCTACTCCGCGATCGTGGCGGCCACGGTCCTGGTGGCTGCAGCAGCCGCCGTCACGTGGTACCGCGAGCTGGCGCGGCTCGGGACGTCCGAGGCCGCGAGCGCCTGAGAACGGCAGGGCGCCGGGCGTGCGCCGGCGCGGAGCCCCCGGTCGACGCATGTGACGTACGTCGCACGCGCCGGCGCGCGCCCGTGCGCCCTCAGGGCCGGGCGGGTGATCCGGCGTGTCAGCGCACCGTGCCGCCGGGGGCGCCGCCGAGCAGGAAGGTCGAGCGACGCGTGCCCTGACGACGCGGGCATCGCGGTGACGGCACGGGCTGCGACGATCTCCCCGCTCCGGGTGGACCGCGGTCAGGAAACCGTGTCGATCTGGAGGACAGCGCCTCATGTCTTTCCGCATCCATGCCATCCGCACCGTGCTCGTCGGGTTCCTCGTCGCCGCCCTGACCGTGGTGGCGGCCACGTTGTCGCCGTCGGCGCTCGCTGCCGACGGTCTGACGTGGAGGGAGACGAACACGCGCATCCTCGACCACCAGGTGGTCACACCGGGTCAGCCGGTGAAGGTCGCACTGCCGGTGCCGTCCCGCGCCGTCCAGGCCAAGCTCGTCGTCGCCGCGCAGGGCTCGGCGCGGCCCAGCCGTGTGTCGGTCTGCCCCGGCGGCACCATGACGGCCGAGTGCAAGGCGAACCCCGTGCTCACGACGCCTGTCCAGAACGTCGCCTACGCGCACATCACGCTCGACATCACGAACGCCGACCGCAAGGTGACCGTCGACGTCACGGACGCCAGCACGACCGTGACCCTCAAGCTCGCCAGCTGGGCCTCCGGCAGCACGTCGCCGGCGCCCGAGGTCACGCCCCCGGGGCCCGGGAACACCGGTGTGCCCGCAGGGACGAAGCTCACCGTGCGCGAGGGTGACCTGATGGTCGACACCCCGAACGCCGTGATCGACTCGATGGAGATCCGCGGGATCGTGCGGGTGCGCACCACGGGTGTCGTCATCAAGAACTCGCTCATCACCGGTCGCCGGCTCGACAGCTCGCTCTCGCTGATCTACGTCAACCCCGGCGCGAGCGTGACGGTCGAGGACTCCGAGCTGTACGCGAAGGACGAGACGCCGCACGTGCGCGGCATCATCGGCAGCAACTTCACGCTGCGCCGCGTGAACATGCACCACGTCATCGACCACATGGCGATCACGGGTGACAACGTCCTCGTCGAGAGCTCGTGGCTGCACGACAACCTGTACTACGAGCAGGACCCGTACTACAACGGGACGCCGACGCACGACGACAACGCGCAGATCGCGGTCGGCAGCAACATCACCTTCCGCGGCAACACCCTCGAGGGCACGCACAACGCGGCGATCCAGGTCACCCAGGACCGCGGCGCGGTCAGCAACCTGACCCTCGAGGGCAACTGGATCAGCAACGGTGCGTGCTCGGTGAACCTCGCGCAGAACAAGTGGGGCCCGGTCAAGAACGTCGTCCTCACGAACAACGTGTTCACCCGGACCCAGAAGTACGACGGGTGCGCGATCATCGCCGACTACCCGACCGTTCCCGAGGTGAGGCTCAGCGGGAACACCTGGCCCGACGGCACTCCCGTCACCTCCATCCAGGGTCGTGAGGTCGGTCAGAAGGGTGGGTCCTGACCTCCCGACCGTCATCCCGGTCCCGGGCCGTCGCACGGCCGCGCTCGGCGTGGCCGTGCGACGGCGTGCGTCCGGCGCAAGGGACGGCGCCGGGCCGCGCAGGCGGGCGCGGGCGCCCGGTGCGGCCAAGTGTGAGGCAACTCACACTCCGACTCCCACGCTCGGGTGACCGACTGCGCCGACCGGGTGATACGCCACGTCAGCGCGCACGGCGGCGAGTCGGGGCGGCCGCGCGGCCGGGCCGCCCGACGCCCCGTCCTGATCGTCCGTTCAATGGGGGTGTCCCACCTTCTGCCCGATTCCCCTAGGCTCCCCGGAGGCCGCCGCCGGTCACCCCGTGTCGACGATCAAGGGATCCGTACCCCATGCCCCTCCGCATCCGCATCACGCGCACCGCCCTCGTGGTGCTCCTCGTGGCAGCGCTGACCGTCGTCGCCTCGGCGCTGCAGGCGCAGACGTCCGCCGCGGCACCGACGACGTGGCAGACGGTCGACGTCCGGCTGCTGGACCATCGGGTGGTGAAGCCGGGCGAGAGCGTCACGGTGTCGCTCCCGGTGCCCTCGTCGGCCACCCACGCGAAGCTGGTCGTCGCAGGGCAGCTGTCCTGGCGGCCCAGCAAGGTCTCGGTCTGCCCGGGCTCCGCCGCGACCTCGCGGTGCACGGCGCGCCCCGCGCTGACGACACCCGTCAAGAAGGCGGCCTTCGCGCACGTGACCGTCGACCTCGCGGGTGCCGGGCGCAAGGTCACGGTCCACAACTCGAGCGCGAGCACGAGCGTGACCATCCGGCTCGCGAGCTGGGGGACCGCAGGGGCGGGTGCCGTGCCGACGCCCACGCCCACGCCCACGCCGACCGCGAAGCCGACGGCGACGGCGACGGCCCGGCCGACCGCCACGGCCACGCCGTCGGCCTCCGCGTCGCCCGTCCCGACGGTCGCGCCGGTCGCCTCCCCGACGCCGAGCCCCACGCGCGCGACACCCACGCCGAGCCCGACCGTGGTGGCGGCCCCCGCCGCGTCGCCCTCCACCAGCGGCCAGCCCGGGCCCGGCACCACCGGCGTCCCCGCCGGTACCCGGCTGAAGGTGCACGAGGGCGACCTGAAGATCACCCAGCCGAACACCGTGATCGACTCGCTCGAGGTCCGCGGCATCGTGTGGGTGCGGGCCCCGGGTGTCGTCATCAAGAACTCGCTGATCACCGGGCGCAAGCTCGACAGCTCGCTGTCGCTCGTGTACGCCGGTGACCCCGGGGTGAGCGTGACGATCGAGGACTCGGAGCTCTACGCCAAGGA contains:
- a CDS encoding DUF1972 domain-containing protein gives rise to the protein MRSALSVAMVGTRGVPARYGGFETAVEEVGSRLAARGHEVRVYCRAAGDDPGTHLGMQRVVLPALRRRSLETLSHTALSVAHLAARRTDVAFVFNAANSPLLPVLRAARVPVATHVDGLEWQRSKWGPTGRRYYRGAEALAVRWSDALIADAQGIADYYREEFGAPTTLLTYGAPLLLDPPADRLADVDVTPGGYHLVVARFEPENHVHLAVEGYVRSGARLPLVVVGSAPYADEYTARVHALADGDPRVRFLGGVWDGELLDQLYAHTASYLHGHSVGGTNPSLLRAIGAGAPTIAYDVSFNREVLGAAGRYASGAAEISRHLEDVEAHPQEARADGAALQLRARDYDWDRVADGYEDLAHRLRARDAPGPQRARRRRPEPAPGRDAEPEAVTV
- a CDS encoding CDP-alcohol phosphatidyltransferase family protein, with product MSRSYRETLDALASAQKGAARSAPAYSRFVNRRLGRLLAAWAHSVGLTPNQVTGLSALATFVGIALLAALPPSWPLGVAVALLLALGYALDSADGQVARLTGTGSRAGEWLDHVVDATKISALPLALLVGLYRSDAAPESWLLVPLVHAVAGPVYFFGMILTEQMRAATGVRSTARVGGRAPWLRSVLGLPTDYGTLCLSFLLLGGGTLFLVVYSAIVAATVLVAAAAAVTWYRELARLGTSEAASA
- a CDS encoding right-handed parallel beta-helix repeat-containing protein produces the protein MSFRIHAIRTVLVGFLVAALTVVAATLSPSALAADGLTWRETNTRILDHQVVTPGQPVKVALPVPSRAVQAKLVVAAQGSARPSRVSVCPGGTMTAECKANPVLTTPVQNVAYAHITLDITNADRKVTVDVTDASTTVTLKLASWASGSTSPAPEVTPPGPGNTGVPAGTKLTVREGDLMVDTPNAVIDSMEIRGIVRVRTTGVVIKNSLITGRRLDSSLSLIYVNPGASVTVEDSELYAKDETPHVRGIIGSNFTLRRVNMHHVIDHMAITGDNVLVESSWLHDNLYYEQDPYYNGTPTHDDNAQIAVGSNITFRGNTLEGTHNAAIQVTQDRGAVSNLTLEGNWISNGACSVNLAQNKWGPVKNVVLTNNVFTRTQKYDGCAIIADYPTVPEVRLSGNTWPDGTPVTSIQGREVGQKGGS